From Tiliqua scincoides isolate rTilSci1 chromosome 2, rTilSci1.hap2, whole genome shotgun sequence, the proteins below share one genomic window:
- the GTF2E1 gene encoding general transcription factor IIE subunit 1, protein MTDPDVLTEVPAALKRLAKYVVRGFYGTEHALALDILIRNPCVKEEDMLELLKFDRKQLRAVLNTLKGDKFIKCRMRVETAPDGKTTRHNFYFINYRLLVNVVKYKLDHMRRRIETDERDSTNRASFRCPICFSTFTDLEANQLFDAMTGLFRCTFCETEVEEDESAMPKKDARTLVARFNEQIEPIYALLRETEDVNLASELLEPEPTEILALKQSKERAAGAMGTGSVPSGQHREAWATKGPSYEDLYTQNVIINMEDQEDLHQPANDGKPPRERPVWLRKSTVQGAYDPDEVKEGGQGMDVFQEGEEGQGTLDNNEEVMRALLIHEKKTPSASVAAIGGTAPSTTNASDSDSETSESDEDSPPRLATAATTLYRLTEDDDDDEFEVVTEDPTVMVAGRPYSYSQVNQRPELVAQMTPEEKELYITMGQRMFEDMFD, encoded by the exons ATGACAGACCCAGACGTTCTCACTGAAGTCCCAGCTGCTCTGAAGCGTCTTGCCAAGTATGTGGTACGTGGCTTCTATGGTACTGAACATGCTTTGGCCCTGGACATTCTGATTCGCAACCcatgtgtgaaagaggaggaCATGCTAGAGTTGCTGAAGTTTGATCGAAAGCAGCTGCGAGCTGTTCTCAATACTCTTAAAGGAGACAAGTTCATCAAATGCAGAATGAGAGTGGAAACAGCCCCAGATGGCAAAACCACCCGTCACAACTTCTACTTCATCAATTACCGCCTACTAGTCAATGTTGTGAAATATAAGCTAGATCACATGAGGAGGAGGATTGAGACGGATGAAAGAGACTCCACCAACCGGGCCTCTTTCAGATGTCCCATTTGCTTCAGCACCTTCACAGACTTGGAGGCAAATCAGTTGTTTGATGCTATGACAG GACTTTTTCGGTGTACCTTTTGTGAGACTGAGGTGGAGGAAGATGAGTCAGCTATGCCTAAAAAGGATGCCCGGACCCTTGTGGCACGATTTAATGAACAAATAGAGCCTATCTATGCACTACTCCGTGAGACTGAGGATGTTAACCTTGCCTCCGAGTTACTTGAACCTGAGCCTACAGAGATTCTTGCACTGAAGCAGAG CAAAGAACGGGCTGCTGGTGCCATGGGAACTGGTAGTGTACCAAGCGGGCAACACAGGGAAGCCTGGGCTACAAAAGGCCCCTCTTACGAGGACTTATATACCCAGAATGTCATCATCAACATGGAAGACCAGGAGGATCTGCATCAGCCAGCCAATGATGGAAAGCCGCCCAGAGAGAGGCCAGTTTGGCTGCGGAAGAGCACAGTGCAGGGAGCTTATGATCCTGATGAGGTCAAAGAAG GTGGTCAAGGCATGGATGTATTCCAAGAAGGGGAAGAGGGTCAAGGCACTCTAGACAATAATGAGGAGGTGATGCGTGCTCTGTTGATCCATGAAAAGAAGACCCCCTCTGCCTCTGTAGCTGCCATAGGAGGGACAGCTCCATCCACCACCAATGCCAGTGACTCTGACAGTGAGACGAGTGAATCAGATGAGGACTCCCCTCCCCGTTTGGCCACTGCAGCTACAACGCTTTACAGATTGacagaagatgatgatgatgatgagtttGAGGTGGTGACAGAGGACCCTACTGTCATGGTAGCAGGACGGCCATATTCTTACAGTCAGGTGAACCAGCGACCTGAGCTGGTGGCCCAAATGACTCCAGAAGAGAAAGAACTTTATATAACAATGGGTCAGCGTATGTTTGAGGACATGTTTGATTAG